The DNA sequence CTTCCATTAACAGTTAATTTATTTTCACAATATAGTTTTACACTTTTTTTAAGAATTTTATGTTCTACATCTAGTACCCTTGATGCTAAAGTTTCTGGTGTATCATCATACTTAACTTCTACACTTTCTTGAATTATTATAGGCCCTGTATCTGCACCTTCATCAACAAAATGTACAGTAGCACCACTTAATTTTGCTCCATAATCTATAACAGCTTTATGAACTCGTTTCCCGTAATACCCTTCTCCACAGAAAGCTGGTATTAATGATGGATGAATATTTATAATTTTGTTTCTAAAAGTTTTTACAAAGTTTGGACTCATAATTTTTAAGTATCCAGCAAGAACTATTAAATCAATTTTTTCTATCTTTAATAATTTAATAACCTCATCTTCATTTTTCTCAACTATAGCTTTTATATTGTGTTTTTTAGCTCTTTCTAGACCATAAGCTCCATCTTTATTTGATATAACAAGCTTGACTTTTCCATTTATATATCCACTTTCACAACCATCTATAATGCTTTGTAAGTTGCTTCCTCCTCCGGATATTAAAACTGCAATGTTTAGCATAGACTTACTCCTTCATGGCTATCTACAACTTCACCAATTATAAAAGCTTTTTCTTCTCCTTCATTTATAAATTTAGTTATCTCTCCTGATTTATCTGAATCTACAACTATTACAAGCCCAATTCCCATATTAAAACTTTTGTGTAGTTCTATTTCATCTATAGAATTAAATTTCTCTATCATTTTGAATATAGGTGGCTTTTCCCAAGAATTTTTATTTATATTTATTCCAAGACCTTTTGGTATTACTCTAGGTATATTTTCTATAACTCCTCCACCTGTTATATGTGCTATTGCTTTTAAGTCATATTTTTCTATTAAATTCATAACAAGTTTCACGTATATCTTAGTTGGTACAAGAAGTGCTTCCCCTAATGTCATTTCTAATTCTTCTATATACTGATTTAATTCATATTTATATTCTTCTAAGAAAATCTTTCTTATAAATGAATATCCATTACTATGTATTCCGCTTGATGCGATTCCTATTAAAGTATCTCCTGCTTTAACACTTTTCCCACTTATTATTTTATTTTTATCTGCTATCCCAACTGAAAAACCAGCTAGATCATAATCTTCTTTTGAATACATTCCAGGCATTTCAGCTGTTTCTCCACCTATAAGTGCACATCCTGCTTGTTTGCATCCTTCAACTATTCCAGAAACTATATCATCTATTTTTTCAGGAACTAACTTACCTGTAGCTATATAATCTAAGAAAAATAATGGCTTAGCACCTTGACATATAAGGTCATTAACACACATTGCTACTAAGTCTATACCTACTGTATTATGAATATTTAGCATCTGAGCTAGTTTCAACTTAGTTCCAACTCCATCAGTCGATGAAAGAAGTACTGGTTCTTCCATATTCATAAAGTCTTTTAAACTATATAATCCACTAAAATTTCCTAAATCACCTATAACGTTATTATCATAAGTTCCTTTTATTTTATTTTTTATAAGATTAACAGCTCTATTTCCTTCGTCTATATCTACACCTGAGTCTCTATAAGTTAACATGATACAAGTTCCCCCTCATCGATTTTTTCAACTGGATATTTTCCATCAAAACATGCCTTGCAGAAAGTTGATTTATTTTCTGTTGCTTCTAAAGTTCCTTCTATACTTAAAAATTTAAGTGTGTCGCATCCTATATAATCTCTTATTTCTTCTAAATCATATTTTGAAGCTATTAAGTTAGAACGATGTGGAGTATCTATTCCATAGTAACAAGAGTGAGTTACTTCAGGAGAAGTTATTCTTAAATGTATTTCTTTGGCTCCCGCATCTCTTAATGATTTAACAATTTGTCTTGAAGTTGTTCCCCTCACTACTGAATCATCTACTAAAACAATTGACTTATCTTTTACTACATTCATTAATGGATTTAATTTTATCTTTACTCCTATTTCTCGTTCTTCTTGAGTCGGTTTTATAAACGTTCTTCCCACATATCTATTTTTAACAAGACCTTCTGTAAGTTTAATTTTACTAGCATTCGAATATCCTATGGCCCCAGCCCATCCAGAGTCTGGTACAGGAACTACTATATCTGCATTTATATTTTCATCTTGAGCTAAAATTTCTCCACACTTTACTCTAAACTCATATGCATTAACATTGTCTATGGTTGCATCATTTCTGGCAAAGTATATATGTTCAAATATACAACTTGCTTTTATCGGTTTATAATTTTCTCTATAGTGATATGATTTTAGTTTATTATCTTTTATCACAATAATTTCTCCAGGCTCAATATCTCTTAGAACTTCGCCTCCTAATATGTTAATTGCACAGTTTTCAGATGCTACTATATATGTGTCATCTTTTTTTCCTAATAATAATGGTCTAAATCCATGAGGATCTCTAACCGCTACAAGTTCATTTTCACTGCTCGCTATAACTAATGAATAAGCACCCTTTATATAATCCATAGTTATTTTTAAGCTTTCAACTATATCCCCTTTATAATATCTTGCTAGTATACAAAGTATAGCCTCTGTATCTGAATCTGATTGAAGCATATATCCTTCTTCTTCTAACATATTTCTTAAATAATTTGCATTAACAAGGTTTCCATTATGGGCTATAGATAATTGTCTCTTTCTACATCTTCCTACTAATGGTTGACAATTAGATAAGCTACTTCCCCCAGCTGTAGAATATCTTACATGTCCTATTCCTATATTTCCTTTTAGTTTTTCTAACTCACTAGATTTAAAAACATCTCCTACAAGTCCCATATCCTTTTTAAAATTTATTTGGTTTCCATTTAAAACTGATATACCGCAACTCTCTTGCCCTCTATGCTGTATAGAGTATAATGAGTAATACAGTTCTTTTGATATATCTTTATTCGAGCATATTCCTACTACACCGCACATTTAAATATCCCCCTGATTAATTTTCTATTCTAGAAAGAACTTCTGTGTATCCTTCTACTAAATCTCCCAAATCTCTTCTAAATCTATCCTTATCAAATTTCTCATTTGTATCTACATCCCAAAGTCTACAAGTATCTGGAGATATTTCATCAGCTAATATTATATTTCCATCTACATCTTTACCAAATTCTAATTTAAAATCTACTAGCTTAAAGTTCATACTTAAGAAGAATTTCTTCATTATCTCATTTATTTTTAAAGTTTCTTCTTTTAAAAATGCTAATTCTTCTCTAGTTGCAAGTTTCATTGCTACTGCATGATCATCATTTAGCATTGGATCTCCATAATCATCGTTTTTATATGAAAGTTCAAATATTGGTTCTTCTAAAACTATACCTTCTTCTATTCCATATCTTTTACAAAATGAACCTGCTGTTATATTTCTTACAATCACTTCAAGTGGTAAAATTTCAACTTTTTTAACTATCATTTCTCTGTCCGAAACCCCTTTTATAAAATGAGTCTCTATACCTTCTTTTTCTAACATTTCAAACATAGCTGTGCATATTTTATTGTTTAATATTCCCTTTGAATTTATTGAAGCTTTTTTTTCACCATTAAATGCTGTTGCATCATCTTTGTAGTAAACTAAGTATTCATTTTGATTTTCTGTACTAAATATTTGTTTTGCTTTTCCTTCATATAATAACATTTTGATTACCCCCTTAAATTTTGATCATCTTCTAATACTTTTAATTCCATCTCTTTTCTATAATTCTTTAATTGTTCTTTAATTACTGGATATTTAATGCTCATTATCTGAGTAGCCATTAATGCTGCATTTACTCCAGAATCTATAGTTACAGTAGCTACAGGTATTCCTTGTGGCATTTGAACTATTGAAAGAAGTGAATCTAATCCATCCATTGTAGATGACTTTATTGGTAACCCTATAACTGGTATTAAAGTATGCGATGCTATTACTCCTGGTAAATGTGCTGCTTTTCCTGCAGCTCCTATTATTACATCTGTATCATTTTCTATTTCTTTTAAAAAATTCATTAGCTGATTTGGTGTTCTATGAGCTGATAGTACTCTAACTGAAACTTCTATTTTGAACTTTTCTAAAAGTTCTATTCCCTTTTCTAATTTTGGATAATCTGATTTTGAACCCATAACTACTGCTACTTTCATATCACAATCCTCCTATTTTTACGTACATATAGACTTTATATATAGTTTAATATACATATTATATAACGAACTTTATATTTAGATAATATACTATTGTACGTATATTATCAACCGTATTTTTAATTTTGTTCGTATTTTTCTAATTTATATTTAATTTCAAATTAATAATAAATATAATTCATAGATATTACATTGAAAATTTTATATTTAAAAATTCTTTAATTTTATTTTTAATAAAAAATAGACTATCTAAAAATAAATATCTTATGAATAAACTCCTACTATTTATTCAAATGATTCGATATTTTTAGATAGTCTATTTTAAATTTTACAAACTAATAATCCTTATCCTTTTAGTATGTCTATAATTTTTCCTGTATACATATTAACCTCAAACCACCCACTAGTAGCAACATGACTTTCTTCTTTATTGGTTATAACATCATATGCATGAACAATATAAACATCCCCAGAAATATTATCTACTTCTATAAAGTTTGGAATATAGGATTTTTCATTTTTTAAATATTCTTTTACTAATTTTACAGCATCTTCTTTACTTAATTTTTCTTTTGTATTAGATACTGCTATAGCATTTGATTTTACATTATCTTTGTTTTCAAAACTCAAACTACTTGCACAACCTATAATTAAAAATCCTGAAATAACTATACTAACTACTAATAATCCGTATAATTTCATAAATTACCTCCAAATCAATCCATATCTTAACTATCTAATATAGTTCACAAGTTATAAATTTTTATTCAATTTATTATTCTATTAATTTTAAATTTTGCAAAAATATTAGAAATCTAATTAAGATGTTTGAAAGCTATTTATTGTGGTATCTATTTAAAATAATTAAAAATTATACTTAGGGAGATGAATTAAAGATGAAATCTTTAAAAGGAACTAAAACAGCACAAAACTTAATGAATGTATTTGCAGGGGAATCACAAGCAAAAAATAAATATCAATTCTATGCTAAAATAGCTAGAAAAGAAGGTTATGCTCAAATAGGGGATATATTTGATGAAACTGCACATAACGAAGAAATGCATGGTAAAATTTTCTTCAGATATTTATTAAATGATTTTACTGGCGAAGATTTACAAGTAACAGGCTCTTATGGGGTAGGTATGGGCACTACTTTAGAAAATTTAAAAACTGCTGCAAAAGGGGAAGATGAAGAAGACACTCTTTATTTAAAATTTGCTGCAGAAGCTAGAGAAGAAGGTTTTGAAGAGATAGCTGCTTCATTTACACATATACATGGTATAGAAGCTCATCATAGAGATAGATTCTTAAGATTAGCTAAAAACATAGAGGAAGGTATAGTATTTAAAAGACCTGAAGTTCATGAATGGATATGTACAGTTTGTGGATATGTTCATGTGGGAGAAGAAGCTCCTCAAGTATGTCCAGCATGTAAACATCCTCAAGGATATTATGAGCTAAGAGCTGAAAATTTCTAAGTATAAAAAAGGGTTAAGTACATATTTTATATGTATTTAACCTTTTTTTATATATTTTTTAAAATAAAAAAGAGACTGTATAGTCTCTTTTTTATTTGTTTTGTTGTAATTATTATAATAAAATAAATTTTAATATGAACATAATTGAAAGTAATATTAAGGATATATTTACTTCTTTTTTCTTACCTGTAGCTAATTTTAAAACTGTAAATGATATTATCCCAAATATAATACCATCCGCTATACTGTAAGCTAAAGGCATCATAGCAAATGTTAAGAATGCTGGAATAGCATTAGTAAAATCACTAAAATCTATTTGAAGTAATGAACTTGCCATCATAACTCCTACTAATATAAGCACTGGTGCTGTAGCTTGTGGCGGTATTGAAGTAAATATTGGAGCAAAGAATAGTGATAATAAGAATAATACTCCTGTTGTTAATGCTGTTAGTCCAGTTCTTCCTCCTTCTCCTATACCTGAAGCACTTTCCACATAAGCTGTAACAGTTGAAGTTCCAAGTAATGCACCAGTAGTAGTTGCTATAGCATCTGAAAATAATGCTTGTTTAGCTTTAGGTAGTTTACCATTTTCATCTAACATATTCCCTTTAGATGCTACCCCAACTAAACATCCTACTGTATCAAATAAATCAACAAATAAGAATGTAAATACTACTACAATCATATCTAAACTAAAAACTTGACTCGCAGGTACTGAGAAAGCTTGTAAAAATACAGGCTTTAAAGATGGTACTGATGAAACTATAGCTGAAGGTAATTGAACTAACCCTCCAACAATTCCTATTACAGTAGTTACTACCATAGCCAATAAAAATGTTCCTTTTACATTTTTTGAAAGTAATACTGCTGCTATTACTAATCCTGCTATAGCAAGTAAAACAGTTGGACTTTGCATATTACCAAGTTGTAATATAGCTCCTCCACCTTCTACTATTCCTGCATTTACTAAACCTATAAAAGCTATAAATAAACCTATACCAGCTGTAACAGCATGTTTTAAAACACCAGGTATACAGTCTATAATTTTTTCACGTACATTTGTTACTGTTAATAAAATAAATATTAAACCTTCTATTAAAACTGCACATAAAGCAAATTGCCAGCTATATCCCATTTGCAAAACAACTGTATATGCAAAGAATGCATTTAATCCCATCCCAGGAGCTAATGCAATCGGGTAGTTTGCTAATAACCCCATTACAGAACTTCCTATAAAAGCAGCTATAGCAGTTGCAGCAAATACTGCATTTTTATTCATTCCTGCATCCCCTAATATACTAGGATTTACAACTAATATATATGCCATCGTCATAAATGTTGTTATCCCTGCTATAATTTCAGTTTTAACATTCGTGTTATGGTCACTTAGTTTAAAAACTCTATCCAAAAAAGACTTATTTTTTTTCGAAGTTTGTGCTATTTGCATGTCTTTCCTCCTATTTATAAAATATAATTATAATTTCGTTCGTGTTTTATTAACTTTACAACTTAATTATATTTTATAACCAATATTTTTTCAAGTCATTTCCGAACATTTTTTTATTTTTTTTATTTTTTATTCATTTTTAGTTTGTTTTCTAATTTTATATAATAAAAAAACTAGTTTGAAATAGACTATAAGCTCTGCATCCTATTTCAAACTAGTTTTTGTTGTTTTATTTTGACTCTACTAATTCTTCTTTTGTTTCATTTTCTTTAATTTCATTTTCACTTAAACCTCTATTATATTTTTTTGTAAATATAACTACTAATAAAACTGATGCTATAAAATATAATGTACTCGCTATATAATAAGCATTCCCATATCCTGCTTCTGTTTTTAATAATGAATATCTAGCATATATCCCTGCAAATATACCTACTATAGAATTTGATATAAGTATAAATGAACTATATGCTGGAGCTAAGTTTTTAGGAACAAATGTAAGTGGTAGTGATTGCTGTATAGGATTCGATGCATTAGCCAGTCCTGATCTTAAAAATAATACAGCCCCTATTATCCATGCAATATTTCCTCCGAACATAGTACCATTAGCCATGATTAACATAAGAGGAATGCATAGTATCATTGATAGAGATATAGTCACTATAGATCCTAGTTTTTTCTCTAAAAATGGTGCTGCTAAAAATCCTAATACCATTGCTAACGTTTGCATTGTAATTATAGTAGACACCGTACCTCTACTTATATGCAAGAAATTATTTAAATATATTGGAAAATATGGTGTTATTAATAATGCTCCAAATCTTATTATGCTAAATATTACAACCCACATAAGAATATATTTATTACAAAATATTTTTAAATCAAATTTTTTCTCTGATTTTCTAGCTGCTATTTCTTCTTCTGTTTCTCTGTAATCTTCAACTCTCTCTCTTAAAAAGAATAAACAAATTAAGGCCAAAGCTGTAAATATAATTGCAATCCATAAAGCAAACTCATAAGAACTTATATAATATCCCATTTGAGTAGAATTTAATTTACTTGCATTTTCAGATAAAACTGAAGCTTTATCATAGCTTATATCTAAATATTTACTAAATTTCCATACGACGATTTTCCCATTTAAAAATGTTAATATTGATTGACTTATTAAGTTACAATACATAACTCTTGCGAACATAGAGATTCTTTTATCTTTTGGTGTATATGATGTGAACATTAGAGGATATATGAAGTCGAATAATCCGGCTCCAATATTAACTAAGATGTTGGCTACAAGAATAACTCCTGCATTACTACTATAAATACATGATAATAATGCTCCTATTAATACAACTGGTGCACATATTATAATTTTTTTGTATCCCAATTTGTGAACTAATAAAAGTGTCATTGCCATTATGAAAGTTCCTATAGATGTATACATTGGTAAGCCTTTTACAACATCTGGTACTGTTAAGTTAAGATATGATATGTACGAATCGTTGGTTATACCAGTAACAGCTCCCATGAAAATATAACTTACAATGAATATGGCACAATTGTATTTCCATCTCTTGTCCCAACTCTTATCATTGCTAGTAATTATACCTACTAATCTTTCTTCCATATACTTCACCCCTTGAGTTGTTTTTTTTAATTATATAACAATATTCAACAAAAAAATCATAGTTTTTGTTTACATAATATTTACATTAATGGAATATAATTTATATTTTTTAATTAGTTTAATTTTTAACAATTATATTCTTAATTTAGAAAATAAAAAATTAACTGAATTATACCTTAAGCTTTTTATTGATATTTATTATCAAATCAATAATATTTGATAATAAATTAAATATTATTTTTACAAAAATTATTTAATTTATTTAGCATTTTTTGAATTGTTTATTTAATTTTATTTAGCAAATAAAAAAGTCTATAAACATATTGTTTATAGACTTTAATTTTTATAAAAATGCAAATTTTAAAATGAATATTATACTTAATACAAGTAATGAAATCTTTGTTTCTTCCTTTTTTCCAGCAATTAATTTTAAGAAAGTATATGCTATTATTCCAAACATAATACCATCAGCAACACTATATGATAAAGGCATCATAATAAATGTTATAAATGCTGGTATCGCATCTGTAAAATCCTCAAAATTTATTTTTAATATAGAACTTGCCATCAAGAATCCTACTAGTATAAGTATCGGTGCAGTTGCTTGAGCAGGTATCGATACAAATAATGGAGCAAAGAATAAAGATATAAAGAACAAAATTCCCGTTACACATGCTGTTAGTCCTGTTCTTCCTCCTACAGCTATACCAGATCCACTTTCTACAGTAGTAGCCAATGTAGATGTTCCTAATACAGATGCTGAAGTAGTAGAAATAGACTCAGCTAGTAATGCTTTTTTTACATTTGGCATATTCCCATTTTCATCTAATAAATTAGCTCTTTGAGCTATTCCTAATAAAAATCCAATTGAATCAAACATATTAACAAATAATAATGTAAGAACTATAACTAGCATATCTAAACTAAATATCTGACTACGACTTACATCAAATACTTTCATAAATACAGGCTGAATAGATGGTGGTAAATCTATTATTCCAGTTGGCATAGGTACTATAGTAAATATCATCCCTATGGCAGATGTTATTATTATAGATATTAAAAATGCTCCGTTTACATTTTTTATTAATAATGTAGCCGCTATCATTAAACCTATTATAGCAAGTAAAACTACAGGAGACTTAATATTTCCTAAAGATATTATAGCTCCTCCTTGTTGAACTATACCTGCATTTACAAGCCCTATAAATGTTATAAATAATCCTATTCCAGCTGTAATTGCATGTTTTAAAACCTCTGGCATACATTCTATTATCTTTTCGCGCACATTAGTTATTGTTAATAATACAAATATAACTCCCTCTATGAACATAGCACATAAAGCAAATTGCCAAGTATATCCCATACCTAGTACTACAGTATAAGTAAAAAATGCATTTATACCCATACTAGGCGCTAATATTATAGGATAATTTGCAAGTAATCCCATTACAAAGCACCCTATACCTGAAGCTATAGCTGTTGCTGTGAATACCGCTCCTTTATCCATTCCAGCTTGTCCTAATATGCTAGGATTTACAACTAATATATATGCTATAGTCATAAAAGTTGTTACTCCTGCTAAAACTTCTGTTTTAACATTTGTGTTATTTTTACTTAATTTAAAAAACTTTTCTAAAGTATTTTGCATATTTTCCTCCAATGATGATATGTTTTCGTCTATAAAAATAAAATAAAAAAATAAAAAGCTTAAGCTTTTTATTTTTTTATAATTTATTAATTAAGTGTTCGAATAAACTTTTTATTCCCATTCAATAGTTCCAGGAGGTTTACTAGTTATATCATAAACTACTCTGTTAGCTCCATCAACTTCATTAACTATTCTATTAGAAATCTTTTCTAATACATCATATGGCATCTTATACCAATCTGATGTCATACCATCAGAAGAAGTAACAGCTCTTATACCTACTAAGTAAGCATATGTTCTTTCATCTCCCATAACTCCAACAGTTTTTACATCAGGTAAAGTAGCGAATGCTTGCCATATTTCACTGTATAATCCAGCTTTCTTTAACTCGTCCATGTATATAGCATCAGCTTCTCTTAAGATATCACATCTTTCTTTAGTAACTTCACCGATAACTCTTATTCCAAGACCTGGTCCTGGGAATGGATGTCTATATATTAAATCGTAATCTATACCAAGCTCTAAACCTATTTTTCTAACTTCATCTTTGAAAAGTTCTCTTAAAGGTTCAACTATTTTAAATTCTATGTCTTCAGGTATTCCTCCAACATTGTGGTGAGATTTTATTGTAGCAGCTTCTCCTTGTCCACTTTCTACAACGTCTGGATATATAGTTCCTTGAACTAAGAAGTCCATTTTACCTAATTTGTTAGATTCCTCTTCGAATACTCTTATAAACTCTTCACCTATTATTTTTCTCTTAGCTTCAGGCTCTGTTACACCTTTTAATTTAGATAAGAATCTATCTTCACAGTTAACTCTTATTAAATTCATATCGAACTTATCTCTAAATATTCTTTCAACATCATTTCCTTCATTTTTTCTAAGAAGTCCATGGTCTACGAATACACATGTTAAATTATCACCTATAGCTTTATGAACAAGTACAGCTGCAACTGATGAGTCAACTCCACCACTTAATGCACAAAGTACTTTCTTATCTCCTATAGTTTCTTTTATTTCTTTTATTTTTTCTTCTATGAATGAATCTGTTGTCCAATCTCCACTAACTTCACAAACATTGTATAAGAAGTTTCTTAATACTATATCTCCTTCTAAGCAATGTTCAACTTCTGGATGGAATTGAACTCCATATAATCTTTTCTCTGGATGATGCATAGCTGCTACTGGACAATCATTTGTATAAGCTGCTACTTCAAATCCTTCTGGTAAAACATCAATTAGGTCAGTATGGCTCATCCAAACTGTATTTGTAGTCATACCTGTAAATATATTTGATTCATTATATGTTATAGTTGTTTTTCCATATTCTTTTTCTGCATTAGTACCTTTTCTTACGTTACCACCTAATAAGTGAGCCATTAATTGAACTCCGTAACATATTCCAAGTATAGGCACTCCTATTTCGAATATTTCTTTACTTATTTTTGGAGATTCCTCTAAATATGCACTATTTGGTCCTCCAGTAAATATTATTCCTTTTGGATTTTTTGCTTTTATTACTTCTATATCTGTAGTATGAGGTAATATTTCACAGTAAACATTATTCTCTCTTACTCTTCTAGCTATTAATTGGTTATATTGGCCACCAAAATCTATTACTAAAACTAATTCATGTTGCTTTTTCATATTTTATACCTCCCCTTGAGTGCTATAATTCGGTGCTTCTTTAGTTATTGTTATATCGTGTGGATGACTTTCTTTTAAAGACGCTGATGTTATTTTTATAAACTCAGAATTTTCCATTAAGTCTTTTATAGTAGCTGCTCCACAATATCCCATACCGGCTCTTATACCACCTATCATTTGGTATACTATGTCTTCAGCTTTACCTTTATATGCAACCATTCCTTCAACACCTTCAGGAACTAATTTCTTAGCATCATTTTGGAAGTATCTATCTTTAGATCCTTTTTCCATTGCTCCTATTGATCCCATACCTCTATAAGTTTTATATGATCTTCCTCTATATAATACAGTTTCTCCTGGACTTTCCTCAGTTCCTGCAAACATAGATCCCATCATACATATTGAAGCTCCTGCTGCTAATGCTTTTACTATATCTCCAGAGTACTTTATTCCTCCATCAGCTATTACTGGAACTCCATACTTATGTCCTACTTCAGCACAATCCATAACTGCTGTTACTTGTGGAACACCTATTCCTGCAACAACTCTTGTTGTACATATTGAACCAGGTCCTATACCAACTTTAACACAGTCTGCTCCAGCTTTAATTAAATCTTCTGTTGCAGCTGCTGTTGCTACGTTTCCAGCTATAACTTGTAGCTTTGGATATCTTTCTTTTACTTTTTTAAGTGCATTTATAACACCCATAGAATGTCCATGTGCACTATCTAAAACAACAACGTCAACATTTGCTTTAACTAATGCATCTACTCTATCCATTAAATCAGCGCTTATTCCAAGAGCTGCTCCACATAATAATCTACCTTGAGCATCTTTTGCCGAATTTGGATATTGTATTTTCTTTTCTATATCTTTTATAGTTATTAATCCTTTTAAATGTCCTTCTTCATCAACTATTGGTAATTTCTCTATCTTATGTTTCTTTAATATTTGTTGAGCCTCTACTAAGTTTATCCCTTCTCTAGCTGTAACAAGATTTTCACTTGTCATAACTTGATCTACTTTTTTAGTAAAGTCATCTTCAAATTTTATATCTCTATTAGTTATTATCCCGATTAATTTATTGTCTTCATCAACAATTGGTACACCCGATATTTTATATCTTGCCATTATATCATCAGCATCTTTTATAGTATGTTCTTTTGATAAGAAAAATGGGTCTACGATAACTCCACTTTCACTTCTTTTTACTTTGTCAACTTCTAATGCTTGATCTTCTATAGACATATTTTTGTGTATTATTCCTATACCACCTTGTCTAGCCATTGAAATTGCCATTTTAGATTCAGTAACAGTATCCATCCCTGCACTCATTAATGGTATATTTAATTTTATAGTTTTTGTTAATTGAGTTTGTGTACTAACATCTTTTGGTAATACCTCTGATTTT is a window from the Paraclostridium sordellii genome containing:
- the purN gene encoding phosphoribosylglycinamide formyltransferase, whose protein sequence is MLNIAVLISGGGSNLQSIIDGCESGYINGKVKLVISNKDGAYGLERAKKHNIKAIVEKNEDEVIKLLKIEKIDLIVLAGYLKIMSPNFVKTFRNKIINIHPSLIPAFCGEGYYGKRVHKAVIDYGAKLSGATVHFVDEGADTGPIIIQESVEVKYDDTPETLASRVLDVEHKILKKSVKLYCENKLTVNGRGVIIND
- the purM gene encoding phosphoribosylformylglycinamidine cyclo-ligase, giving the protein MLTYRDSGVDIDEGNRAVNLIKNKIKGTYDNNVIGDLGNFSGLYSLKDFMNMEEPVLLSSTDGVGTKLKLAQMLNIHNTVGIDLVAMCVNDLICQGAKPLFFLDYIATGKLVPEKIDDIVSGIVEGCKQAGCALIGGETAEMPGMYSKEDYDLAGFSVGIADKNKIISGKSVKAGDTLIGIASSGIHSNGYSFIRKIFLEEYKYELNQYIEELEMTLGEALLVPTKIYVKLVMNLIEKYDLKAIAHITGGGVIENIPRVIPKGLGININKNSWEKPPIFKMIEKFNSIDEIELHKSFNMGIGLVIVVDSDKSGEITKFINEGEEKAFIIGEVVDSHEGVSLC
- the purF gene encoding amidophosphoribosyltransferase codes for the protein MCGVVGICSNKDISKELYYSLYSIQHRGQESCGISVLNGNQINFKKDMGLVGDVFKSSELEKLKGNIGIGHVRYSTAGGSSLSNCQPLVGRCRKRQLSIAHNGNLVNANYLRNMLEEEGYMLQSDSDTEAILCILARYYKGDIVESLKITMDYIKGAYSLVIASSENELVAVRDPHGFRPLLLGKKDDTYIVASENCAINILGGEVLRDIEPGEIIVIKDNKLKSYHYRENYKPIKASCIFEHIYFARNDATIDNVNAYEFRVKCGEILAQDENINADIVVPVPDSGWAGAIGYSNASKIKLTEGLVKNRYVGRTFIKPTQEEREIGVKIKLNPLMNVVKDKSIVLVDDSVVRGTTSRQIVKSLRDAGAKEIHLRITSPEVTHSCYYGIDTPHRSNLIASKYDLEEIRDYIGCDTLKFLSIEGTLEATENKSTFCKACFDGKYPVEKIDEGELVSC
- the purC gene encoding phosphoribosylaminoimidazolesuccinocarboxamide synthase, whose product is MLLYEGKAKQIFSTENQNEYLVYYKDDATAFNGEKKASINSKGILNNKICTAMFEMLEKEGIETHFIKGVSDREMIVKKVEILPLEVIVRNITAGSFCKRYGIEEGIVLEEPIFELSYKNDDYGDPMLNDDHAVAMKLATREELAFLKEETLKINEIMKKFFLSMNFKLVDFKLEFGKDVDGNIILADEISPDTCRLWDVDTNEKFDKDRFRRDLGDLVEGYTEVLSRIEN
- the purE gene encoding 5-(carboxyamino)imidazole ribonucleotide mutase; its protein translation is MKVAVVMGSKSDYPKLEKGIELLEKFKIEVSVRVLSAHRTPNQLMNFLKEIENDTDVIIGAAGKAAHLPGVIASHTLIPVIGLPIKSSTMDGLDSLLSIVQMPQGIPVATVTIDSGVNAALMATQIMSIKYPVIKEQLKNYRKEMELKVLEDDQNLRG
- the rbr gene encoding rubrerythrin — translated: MKSLKGTKTAQNLMNVFAGESQAKNKYQFYAKIARKEGYAQIGDIFDETAHNEEMHGKIFFRYLLNDFTGEDLQVTGSYGVGMGTTLENLKTAAKGEDEEDTLYLKFAAEAREEGFEEIAASFTHIHGIEAHHRDRFLRLAKNIEEGIVFKRPEVHEWICTVCGYVHVGEEAPQVCPACKHPQGYYELRAENF
- a CDS encoding NCS2 family permease produces the protein MQIAQTSKKNKSFLDRVFKLSDHNTNVKTEIIAGITTFMTMAYILVVNPSILGDAGMNKNAVFAATAIAAFIGSSVMGLLANYPIALAPGMGLNAFFAYTVVLQMGYSWQFALCAVLIEGLIFILLTVTNVREKIIDCIPGVLKHAVTAGIGLFIAFIGLVNAGIVEGGGAILQLGNMQSPTVLLAIAGLVIAAVLLSKNVKGTFLLAMVVTTVIGIVGGLVQLPSAIVSSVPSLKPVFLQAFSVPASQVFSLDMIVVVFTFLFVDLFDTVGCLVGVASKGNMLDENGKLPKAKQALFSDAIATTTGALLGTSTVTAYVESASGIGEGGRTGLTALTTGVLFLLSLFFAPIFTSIPPQATAPVLILVGVMMASSLLQIDFSDFTNAIPAFLTFAMMPLAYSIADGIIFGIISFTVLKLATGKKKEVNISLILLSIMFILKFILL